Proteins encoded together in one Salvelinus fontinalis isolate EN_2023a chromosome 6, ASM2944872v1, whole genome shotgun sequence window:
- the LOC129857118 gene encoding tripartite motif-containing protein 46-like (The sequence of the model RefSeq protein was modified relative to this genomic sequence to represent the inferred CDS: added 94 bases not found in genome assembly) has protein sequence MAEAELQAFTSMMDALVQISSNTKSMERELHCPVCTEMVKQPIILPCQHSVCLLCAAEVLIQRGYPPPDLPPEPNSPAASPNTRSPRGARRPPPKTTDRLDRVLRPGFGTYPGRRRKDMSPAPMLFPCPSCHKEVELGERGLTDCLRNLTLERIVERYRHTVSLGSVAIMCGFCKAPQSLEATKGCADCRSNFCNECFKLYHPWGTLRSQHEHILPTNNFRPNVLTCLEHEQERLLWYCRSCQRLLCPLCKLRRVHHGHKVAPIAQACQALKDKITKEINYILANQDTVKAQITQLESAITHMELNSALAREQLSQSVRELGASLAERQGALTLALEGARVRRGEALSAQVSERRGLQEDGGLMAYTQELLKETDQPCFVQAARITHNRLVKAIENLQCFSLSADPSFRHFHMDASREVKLISNMEYIRAPLAPVIDTQRTLAYDQLFLCWRLPQDSAPAWHFSVEFQRRMGLTEAGWGGEVRSPNAPVAWQRLEEVGGTSAVIDRLEMDSVYVLRVKGSNKAGFGEYSEEVYLHTPPAPVLCFSLDSRWGLHADRLALGKGQTYARSVPGLSLLQAADRSLTSCHLTSDLLIGDLAITQGRHYWACSVEPGSYLVKVGVGQEAKLQEWFHLPQDMTSPRYDPDSGHDSGAEDSPDSSPPFCFLTMGMGKVLLPQGAANLHHSTHSTHGNNHGPPTAPLPPRLGVCLDFEKGRVTFYDAHSLRTLWEGHVDCSAPVCPAFCFIGGGALQLQELVANRSTEEPPHRRVTIQSRATNLGN, from the exons ATGGCTGAAGCAGAACTACAGGCGTTTACGTCTATGATGGACGCACTCGTTCAAATCAGC TCTAACACAAAGAGTATGGAGCGGGAGCTGCATTGCCCGGTGTGTACTGAGATGGTGAAGCAGCCCATCATCCTGCCGTGCCAACACAGTGTGTGTCTGCTGTGTGCTGCTGAGGtgttaatccagagaggataccCTCCCCCAGACCTCCCCCCAGAGCCCAACTCCCCGGCTGCCTCCCCCAACACACGCTCCCCGCGCGGGGCACGCAGACCCCCGCCCAAGACCACCGACCGCCTGGACCGCGTCCTCAGACCAG GTTTTGGGACGTACCCCGGGCGTCGTCGTAAGGACATGTCTCCTGCCCCCATGCTGTTCCCCTGTCCGTCCTGTCACAAGGAGGTGGAGCTGGGGGAGAGAGGACTGACCGATTGCCTCAGGAATCTCACCTTGGAACGCATCgtagagag gtacagacacacagtGAGCCTGGGCAGCGTGGCTATAATGTGTGGCTTCTGTAAGGCTCCTCAGTCCTTGGAGGCCACTAAGGGCTGTGCTGACTGCAGGTCCAACTTCTGCAACGAGTGTTTCAAGCTCTACCACCCCTGGGGAACGCTCCGCTCCCAGCACGAACACATACTGCCCACCAACAACTTCAGAcccaat GTCCTAACGTGTCTGGAGCATGAGCAGGAGAGGTTGTTGTGGTACTGTCGCTCCTGCCAGAGACTGCTGTGTCCTCTCTGTAAGCTCCGCAGAGTCCACCACGGCCACAAGGTGGCACCCATCGCACAGGCCTGCCAGGCACTaaag GACAAAATCACCAAGGAGATCAACTACATTCTGGCCAATCAGGACACAGTAAAGGCTCAGATAACTCAACTGGAGAGTGCCATCACACATATGGAG TTGAACAGTGCGTTGGCGAGGGAGCAGTTGTCCCAGTCTGTGAGGGAGCTGGGGGCGTCTCTAGCTGAGCGACAGGGAGCGTTGACCCTGGCCCTGGAGGGGGCccgggtgaggaggggggaggccCTGTCGGCCCAGGTGTCTGAGAGGAGGGGTCTGCAGGAGGACGGCGGGTTAATGGCCTACACACAGGAGCTGCTCAAAGAGACCGACCAACCCTGCTTTGTACAGGCCGCACGAATCACCCACAACAG gctggtGAAAGCGATAGAGAATCtgcagtgtttctctctctcggctGATCCCTCCTTCAGACACTTCCACATGGACGCCTCCAGAGAAGTGAAACTCATCAGCAACATGGAATACATAAGAG CCCCATTGGCTCCTGTGATTGACACTCAGCGGACGCTGGCCTATGACCAGCTGTTCTTGTGCTGGCGACTCCCCCAGGACTCCGCCCCTGCCTGGCACTTCTCCGTTGAGTTCCAGCGGCGAATGGGATTGACCGAGGCAGGCTGGGGAGGAGAGGTCAGAAGTCCCAATGCTCCAGTGGCGTGGCAACGCCTGGAGGAGGTGGGCGGGACTAGTGCTGTGATTGACAGGCTGGAGATGGACAGTGTGTACGTGTTAAGGGTGAAAGGAAGCAATAAGGCGGGGTTTGGAGAGTACAGCGAAGAGGTTTACCTGCACACACCACCCgcaccag CTCCCTTCTGCAGGCCGCCGACCGCTCCCTCACTTCCTgtcacctgacctctgacctcctcATAGGCGACCTGGCCATCACCCAGGGAAGGCACTACTGGGCATGCTCGGTGGAGCCCGGCTCCTACCTGGTCAAG GTGGGAGTTGGACAGGAGGCCAAGCTCCAGGAGTGGTTCCACCTTCCCCAGGACATGACCAGCCCccg ctaTGACCCAGACAGTGGCCATGACAGTGGGGCTGAGGATTCCCCagactcctcccctcccttctgcttCCTCACCATGGGCATGGGCAAGGTCCTCTTACCCCAGGGGGCAGCAAACTTACACCACAGTACCCACAGTACCCATGGGAACAATCATGGCCCCCCTACTGCCCCCCTGCCCCCGCGCCTGGGGGTTTGTCTGGACTTCGAGAAGGGACGGGTCACGTTCTACGACGCCCACTCGCTGCGCACCCTGTGGGAGGGGCATGTGGATTGCTCTGCCCCTGTGTGCCCAGCCTTTTGTTTCATTGGTGGAGGGGCACTGCAGCTGCAGGAGCTGGTGGCCAATCGGAGCACAGAGGAGCCACCGCATAGAAGGGTCACCATCCAATCACGCGCCACCAATTTAGGTAACTGA